From the genome of Pseudomonas sp. WJP1:
GGATCTTGGTGAAGATGCGGATCATCGGGATGTTGAGGATCACCAGCATGATGTTGGCGATGAACAACGACGCGATCAGGCCCCAGACAATGTCCGGTTGCTGTTGGAACAGCAGCGGGCCCGGGGTGATGTTGTACAGCGAGAGGGCGCCGATCATCACCGCCGTGGTGCCTGAGCCTGGAACGCCGAGGGTCAGCATCGGCACCAGCGCGCCACAGGCTTCGGCGCCGATAGCGGTTTCCGGGGCCGCCAGGCCGCGCTTGTCGCCCTGGCCAAATTTACCGTTCGGGCCGGCAATGCGTTTTTCGGTCATGTAGGCCACGGCACTGGCCAGCGTCGCGCCGGCCCCCGGCAACACGCCCATGATGAAGCCGAGCACGCCACAACGCATGTTCACCCAGAACACCGAGGCGGCTTCCTTGAAGTTGAACAGCATGCGCCCGGTGGCCTGGAAGGCTTCCTGGCCGCGGTGGGTTTTTTCCAGCAGCAACAGGATTTCGCTGATGGAGAACAGGCCCAGCACCAGCACCACGAATTGAATGCCGTCGGTGAGGTGGATGTTGTCGCCGGTGAAGCGGTACACGCCGCTGTTGGCATCGATGCCGACGGTGGACAGGAACAACCCGATCAGTGCCGCGATGAATGTCTTCAGCGGTCGATCCCCGGCCATGCCGCCGAGGCAGACGATCGCAAACACCATCAGCACGAAGTATTCCGCCGGGCCGAAGGCAATCGCCCATTTCGCCAGCATCGGGGCGAACACCACCATCCCGCAGGTGGCAATGAAGGCGCCGATGAACGAACTCCACGCCGACAGCGACAACGCCACACCGGCCAAGCCTTGACGGGCCATCGGGTAGCCATCGAGGGTGGTCATCACGGTGGAGGCTTCGCCCGGAATGTTCAGCAGGATCGAGCTGATCCGGCCGCCGTATTCGCAGCCCAGGTACACCGCCGCCAGCAGGATCAGCGCCGATTCCGGCGGCAAGCCCAGGGCGAAGGCAATCGGGATCAGCAACGCAACGCCGTTGATCGGACCCAGTCCCGGCAGCAAGCCGACGACGGTACCGATCAATGTACCGCTGAGTGCGGTCACCAGGTTGTAAGGGGTCAGTGCGACGCCGAAGCCGTGACTCAAGTAACCAAGCGTATCCATATCAGTTCTCCAGAACGTCGAGCAGGCCCAGCGGCAGTGGCACGTCCATGACTTTGTCGAACAGCAGGTACAGGCCGACGCTCATCAGGCTGATGATCACCGCGCCCGGCAACCAGCGCCCGCCGTACAGGCGCGCCATGGGAATGCCCACCAGCATGCTGCTGAGGATGAAGCCCAAGGGTTCGAACAGCCCGGCGAAGACCAGCAGCAACAGCACGCAAACACCGATCTTGGTCAGGGTTTCGCGGTCCATCGGTGGGTCTTCATCGGTGTGCTTGATGGCCGAGGGGCGATACACCATGTACACCAGCGCCAGGCCCATCAGCCCCAGCATCAGCAGGGGGAAGGCGCGCGGGCCGATCGGTTCGTAGGAAAAAGGTGCCTGGTAGGGCCAGGCCATCGCCACGAGGCTCAGGCAGGCCAGCAACAGCACCGAAGCAAAAATGCGTTGTAAGAGCATGGGGAACTCCTGGGCCACGGCTGAGCAATCGCCAGCCGTGGCCGCTAGACAGAGACGATCACTGGATCAGGCCGAACTCTTTGGCCAGCACTTTGTAGTCCGCCACCTGCTTCTTCACGTAGGTGTCCAGCTCCGGGCCGGTCATGGCGAACGGGAACAGTTCACGCTGATCGCGCAGCTTGGCGAACTCAGGCGAGGCCAGCAGTTTGTCGAAGGAGTCTTTCCACCAGGCGTAGTCTTCATCGCTGACTTTCGGCCCGAGGTAGAAGCCGCGCACCACCGGCCAGACGATGTCATAGCCTTGTTCCCTGGCGGTCGGAATGTCTTTCATTTCCGGCTCGTCCAGGCGCTTGTCGGAGAACACCGCCAGCAGTCGCATGTCACCGCTCTGGATGTGCGGCATGGAGTCGGAGATGTCGGTGCTGCCGACCTGGATGTGACCGCCGAGCAGGGCGGTGGCGATTTCACCGCCGCCTTCGAGGGCCACGTAGCGGAGGTCGCGCGGGTTGATCCCGGCGGCCTTGGCGATCAGGGCAGTCTGCATCCAGTCCTGGCTGCCGACGGTGCCGCCGGAGCCGATCACCACTTTGCTCGGATCTTTCTTCAGTGCCTGTACCAGATCGTCCAGGGTCTTGTAGGGTGAATCGCTTTTCACCGCGATGGCGCCGTAGCTGGTGCCAACGGCGGCGAGCCAGCGCACGTTGTTTTCATCGAAACGGCCGAACTTGCCCTGGGCCAGGTTCAGCAGGGAACCGCTGGACCAGGCCACCAGCGTGCCGGCATCCGCCGGGCGCTGGGCGACTACGGCGTTGTACGCCACCGCACCGACACCGCCGGGCATGTAGGTCACACGCATCGGTTTGGTCAGCAGCTTTTCATTGATCAGCGCGCTCTGCGCCAGTTTGCAGGTCAGGTCGAAACCGCCGCCGGGCGAGGCCGGTGCGATGCATTCCGGGCGTTTGGGCTCGGCCATCAGGTGGCCGGCAAACAGCACGCAGCTGGCGGCGAGGGCGAAACGGCGCAGTGAACGATTCATTTTTGTCTCCACAGGAGTTTTTGTTTTTCGGGATGATTCAGGTGCGACGATTTCGCGCGGTGCTGGCGCATTCAAATCCGCAGGGACTGAACGACGGGCAGCCGGCTTCGGCGCTGGCAAGTATGAACGACGGGAATTGCAGGGAAGGGCGATGTGGGCAAACCTGGAGCTGTATGGACAGCATGGTGCAGTACCTCGGTTATTGTTCTTATTGGCGAAAACGCTTCATGGCGTTTTTCGGGAGCTACATTTCACAGCAGGTGCAGACAAGGGTTGGAATGTCAGGTCGAAACATCCCGTAACCTGACTCTAACCACTCAACCTTTCGCTAACCTTTCATCGGGCTTTCACGGTTTTTCGGACTTCACAGCGGCGGATGCCGCTGTAAACTCCGCGCCAAACAATGGCGTCGGCCATCCCTGAACGAGGTAATCATCCAATGCGTGTCCTGCTCGTCGAAGACCATCTGCAGCTCGCCGAAAGTGTCGCCCAGGCGCTCAAGAGCACCGGCCTGACCGTGGATGTGCTGCACGACGGCGTCGCGGCCGACCTGGCGCTGGGTAGCGAGGAATACGCCATGGCGATTCTCGACGTCGGCCTGCCGCGCATGGATGGTTTCGAAGTGCTGGCGCGCCTGCGTGCCCGGGGCAAGAACCTGCCGGTGTTGATGCTGACCGCCCGCAGCGACGTCAAGGACCGGGTCCATGGCCTGAACCTGGGTGCCGACGACTACCTGGCCAAGCCTTTTGAACTCACCGAGCTCGAAGCCCGGGTCAAGGCCTTGTTGCGCCGCAGTGTGTTGGGTGGCGAACGCCTGCAGCGCTGTGGTGTGCTGGCCTACGACCTGGAGACCCGGCGCTTCACCCTCGGCGAGGAACTGCTGACCCTTACCTCCCGCGAGCAGGCGGTACTCGAAGCCTTGATCGCCCGTCCCGGCCGGGTGATGAGCAAGGAACAACTGGCTTCACAGGTCTTCGGCCTGGACGAAGAGGCCAGTCCCGATGCCATCGAAATCTACGTACACCGCTTGCGCAAGAAACTCGACGGCCATCCGGTGGCCATCGTGACGTTCCGCGGTCTCGGTTATTTGCTGGAAAGCCGTGATGCATAAGGCCAGCAGCCTGCGTTGGCGGTTGCTGTGGAACCTGGCGTTGTTGCTGGTGGTGTTGATGCTGGCCAGCGGCTTGAGCGCTTACTGGAACGGTCGCGAAGCGGCCGACACGGCCTATGACCGCACGTTGCTGGCCTCGGCGCGGACCATTGCCGCCGGCCTGTCCGAGCGTGATGGCAGCCTCAGCCTGGACGTGCCTTACGTGGCCCTCGATACGTTCGCCTACGACAGCGCGGGGCGTATTTTCTACCTGGTCAACGACATCAACCAGAAGCTGATCTCCGGCTATGAAAACCTGCCGGCGCCGCCGCCCGGTACACCGCGCACCGACAACTACCCGGCGCTGGCGCGTTTCTACAACGCGACTTACCAGGGGCAGAACGTGCGCGTGGTCAGCCTGCTCAAGGCGGTCAGCGAGCCGAACATGAATGGCATGGCGGAAATCCGTGTGGCGGAGACCGATGAGGCCCGCGTCAGCATGGCCCGCAGCCTGGCCGGTGATACCTTGTTGCGCCTGGGCATGCTGGCGGTCGGGGCACTGATGATCGTCTGGTTTGCGGTCAGTGCCGCGCTGCGCCCGCTGGAGCGTTTGCGTACGGCAGTGGAGGAACGCCAGCCGGATGACCTGCGGCCGTTGCCCCTGGTGGAAGTGCAGCGCGAGTTGTGGCCACTTGTGCGTGCGCTCAATCATTTCACCGAGCGCCTGCGCGGGCAGTTCGAGAAGCAGGCGCAATTCATCGCCGATGCCGCCCATGAATTGCGCACGCCGTTGGCGGCTCTCAAGGCGCGGCTGGAGCTGGGCTTGCGCTCGAGCGAGCCGCAAACCTGGCGCAGTACGCTGGAAACCGCTGCCCAGGGCACTGATCGCCTGACCCACCTGGCCAATCAATTGCTCTCGCTGGCCCGGGTGGAAAACGGCGCCAGGGCGATCGCCGAGGGGGGCGCGCAATTGCTCGACCTCAGTCAATTGGCGCGTGAACTGGGCATGGCCATGGCGCCGCTGGCCCATAAACGCGGCGTGGCCCTGGCGCTGGAGGCTGATGAGCCGGTCTGGTTGCGCGGCGAACCGACGCTGCTCAATGAACTGTTGAGCAATCTGGTGGATAACGCGCTGGCCCATACGCCGGCCGGTGGCAACGTGATCTTGCGGGTTTCGGCCCCGGCGGTGCTGGAGGTCGAGGACGACGGTCCGGGCATTCCCCTTGATGAGCGTGATCGCGTGTTCGAGCGCTTTTACCGGCGCAATCAGCAGGTGGCCGGGTCGGGGCTGGGGTTGGCGATCGTCGGCGAGATCTGCCGCGCGCACCTGGCGCAGATCAGCCTGCATGATGGCGAGCGGGCGGGGTTGAAGGTGCGGGTGAGTTTTATAGCCGGGGATTGATGGTGCCTGTTCTGGCCCTATCGCCAGCAGGCTGGCTCCCACAGGGATCTATGGTGCTACAGAGATCCCATGTGGGAGCCAGCCTGCTGGCGATTGGGGCGACGCGGTATGGGATCAGTAAAACATCAACCGCGTTTCTTCCAGATCCGCACACATCGCCTTGTTGTCCGGATCAATCCCCAGCTTGACGAAGGCCGGGACGCTGAAAGGATCGATTCGCGAGATCGGATGATCGGTGTCCTTGTAGCAATACAGGCTGGCCACCTGCACCAGGTCGACGTAATCGATCTGCGCGGACTGTCGCTTGAAATTCAGGTACAACCTGGGCACCTGTACCAGCATGTCCGGAAACTCCCAAACCCTGAGCAGCTTGTCGCCGAGCAACGGGTGAATGCGCTCGATCACATGGTTGAGGCTGACCGGATCGGACAACAGTTCATAGTGATCTTCAGCGTACGTCAGGATCGGCAATACCCCGATCTGGTGCACCAGTCCGCCAAGGGCCGCCTTATCCGGCTTGAGCTGGGTATAGTTGCGGCACAGCGCATAGCTGACACCGGCGATTTCCAGGCTTTTGCGCCAGACCTCTCGCATCTTCTGTTCCACCACCGTGGAACGGGCATGGAAAATCTGTTCCATGACCAGGCCGATGGCCAGGTTGCTGCTGTAGTTGATGCCCAGGCGCGTGATCGCCGTGTGCAAATCGGTGACTTCCTGCGCCGCGCGCAGCAGTGGGCTATTGACCACCTTGATCAGCCGCGCCGACAGCGCGGCATCGCGGCCAATCACTTTGCTCAAGCTACCGATGCTTATTTCCGGATTTTCGGCGGCCTTGCGAATCTGCAAGGCCACTTCCGGTAACGTTGGCAGAACTAGGTCATCGTTATCGATGGCCTCAACCAAATCCTGTTGGACCCTTTCCGCCAGCTCACTCATTACGCTTCTCTAGGTGTTGCCATGCGGTTAACGCTGGATTTCGCGATCGCGGTCCAGTTGGTACGGCAGGTCGAGCAGGTGCAGGGCCGGGCCGTCGAGTGCGCCCAGATGGATGTCGCCGGCTTCTGCTGCTTCGGCTTGCAACACCGCCAACAGTTCGATGTGGCTGGCGGCATTGGCGGCCAGCACCACTTCACCGATCGAGCTGCCGTGACTGGGGGCAAACAGCTGGGTGCCGGGTTCCGGCAGTTCGCCGCCATCCAGTTGCAGGCGATACAGGCGGCGTTTGAGTTTGCCCAGGTACTGCATGCGCGCGACGATTTCCTGGCCGGTATAGCAGCCTTTCTTGAAACTCACGCCACCGACGGCCTGCAGATTGAGCATCTGCGGGATGAACAGCTCACGGGTGCTGGGCATCACCTGGCCGATCCCGGCACGCACCTGACCCAGTAGCCATTGATTGAGCTCACCTTCACGCAGCAGGGCGGACAGCTTGCTTTTGATGTCATCGGCTTGGTCGGCGGCCACCCACAGCTCGGCGCGGCCGGGCGAGACGCGAATGGCGATCAAACCGTCATTACGCACGACGCTGTCGGTGTCTGCCTGCAGCTCAAGGCCGAGGCTTTTCAAGGCCCCATCGCCCTGCTCGATGCCGAAACGAACCCAGGCAGCGCTTTCATCGGTCAACTTTGACTTGGAAAACACCGCGTATTTTTTCAGGTCCGCCAATTGTGGTTCGAGCAACTCGCTGGCCATGGCCAGGAGTACGCCGTCGCCTTCGAGCAGGATGCGGAAGCTCGACTGCATCCGGCCTTTCTGCGTGCAGCGCGCACCAAGGCTGGCCCGGGTGTCGCTCAGGTAATTGAGGTTGCAGGTCAGTTGGCCTTGCAGGAATTTGCCGGCGTCCGCACCGCGGACCGCCAAAACACCTTCATGAGACAGCGTGCAGAAAAAAGCAGAATCGGCCATGGGTCATCGCAGGGTAAAGAGTCTGGCGGACATGATAAGGGGCTGCCCTTGAAATGGGTAGTTCACAAAGGATCGTCGGTGCCCGACCAAAGCCGACTGTTCGATGAGGCGCGGGGCTGTATACTTGCGGCCTATTTGAGGAGCGCTCCATGGTCGAAGATGTTGAACTGAATCGCCTCTACTGGCACAGCCGCCGCGGCATGCTTGAGCTTGACGTGTTGCTGGTGCCGTTTGTGAAAGAGGTTTATCCGCACCTCAACGAAGTTGATCGCGCCTGCTACGTCAGGCTGCTCGAATGCGAAGATCAGGACATGTTCGGCTGGTTCATGGAACGCGCCGAATCGGAAGATCCGGAGCTTCAGCGCATGGTTCGCATGATCCTGGATCGTGTCCAGCCCAAGTAACGGGTTCGAATGCCGCTGGCATGCCTCACGGCAGTTGCTGGCGGCGTATCTTGTGGCCCAGCTGGTCGCGCTGGGTTCGCTGTTTCTTCTCTCCATGCCACTCTGGGCCAGCCTGCCTGGCGCTTTATGCTGCCTGCTGCATGGCGTATGGGTATTGCCTCGGCAGATCCTGTTGACGCACCCGCAAGCATTTTGCGGCTTGCGTCGCGATGCCGATGGCTGGCAGCTGTGGAGTCAGGCGCGGGGATGGCAGCCGGTGCAACTGCGTCCAGACAGCCTCGCACTGCCGCTGGCGGTGGTGCTACGTTTTCGCCTGCGGGGCGAGCGGTACGTCAGGACCCTTTGCGTGCCCCGGGATTCGCAGGCGTCGGATGTGCACCGACGCCTGCGGGTACGGCTCAAGTTCACTCGGCGTAGGTGGACGGCACCAGGATAGTGTCCAGGGCAACCGGCAGCATCTGCGGATAATCGAGGGTGTAATGCAGGCCGCGACTTTCCTTGCGCTCCATCGCTGAGCGAATCATCAGTTCGGCCACCTGGGCCAGGTTGCGCAGTTCGATCAAGTCCCGGCTGACCTTGTAGTTGCTGTAGAACTCGTCGATCTCGTCGAGCAGCAAACGCACGCGGTGCTGGGCCCGTTGCAGGCGCTTGCTGGTGCGCACGATGCCGACGTAGTCCCACATGAATCGCCGCAGCTCATCCCAGTTGTGCGCAATGATCACGTCTTCATCGGAATCGGTCACCTGGCTTGCGTCCCAGGCGGGAAGGGCAGCAGGTGCCGGCACCTGTGGCAACTGTTCGAGGATGTCAGTCGCGGCAGATCGGGCGTAGACGAAGCATTCGAGCAATGAGTTGCTGGCCATGCGGTTGGCACCGTGCAGGCCGGTGAAGCTGGTTTCGCCGATCGCGTACAGCCCCGGCACATCGGTGCGGCCCCGTTGATCGACCATGACGCCGCCACAGGTGTAATGCGCCGCCGGAACCACCGGGATCGCCTGCTTGGTGATGTCGATGGAAAACTCGAGGCAACGTTCGTACATCGTCGGGAAGTGCGACTTGATGAACGCTTCGGACTTGTGGCTGATGTCCAGGTACACGCAGTCAACGCCCAGTCGCTTCATCTCATGGTCGATGGCCCGGGCGACGATGTCCCGTGGCGCCAGTTCGGCCCGTGGGTCGAAGCGCTGCATGAAGCGCTCGCCATTGGGCAGCTTCAGGTGCGCACCTTCTCC
Proteins encoded in this window:
- a CDS encoding tripartite tricarboxylate transporter permease; translated protein: MDTLGYLSHGFGVALTPYNLVTALSGTLIGTVVGLLPGLGPINGVALLIPIAFALGLPPESALILLAAVYLGCEYGGRISSILLNIPGEASTVMTTLDGYPMARQGLAGVALSLSAWSSFIGAFIATCGMVVFAPMLAKWAIAFGPAEYFVLMVFAIVCLGGMAGDRPLKTFIAALIGLFLSTVGIDANSGVYRFTGDNIHLTDGIQFVVLVLGLFSISEILLLLEKTHRGQEAFQATGRMLFNFKEAASVFWVNMRCGVLGFIMGVLPGAGATLASAVAYMTEKRIAGPNGKFGQGDKRGLAAPETAIGAEACGALVPMLTLGVPGSGTTAVMIGALSLYNITPGPLLFQQQPDIVWGLIASLFIANIMLVILNIPMIRIFTKILAVPNWALVPMIAIITAIGVYAVHATTFDLFLMIGIGIFGYILRKLDFPLSPVLLGFILGGLMEQNLRRALSISNGSLDILWSSGITVGVWGLIVVMLLVPIVRIWRKRSVARRVIADV
- a CDS encoding tripartite tricarboxylate transporter TctB family protein, which produces MLLQRIFASVLLLACLSLVAMAWPYQAPFSYEPIGPRAFPLLMLGLMGLALVYMVYRPSAIKHTDEDPPMDRETLTKIGVCVLLLLVFAGLFEPLGFILSSMLVGIPMARLYGGRWLPGAVIISLMSVGLYLLFDKVMDVPLPLGLLDVLEN
- a CDS encoding Bug family tripartite tricarboxylate transporter substrate binding protein, with the translated sequence MNRSLRRFALAASCVLFAGHLMAEPKRPECIAPASPGGGFDLTCKLAQSALINEKLLTKPMRVTYMPGGVGAVAYNAVVAQRPADAGTLVAWSSGSLLNLAQGKFGRFDENNVRWLAAVGTSYGAIAVKSDSPYKTLDDLVQALKKDPSKVVIGSGGTVGSQDWMQTALIAKAAGINPRDLRYVALEGGGEIATALLGGHIQVGSTDISDSMPHIQSGDMRLLAVFSDKRLDEPEMKDIPTAREQGYDIVWPVVRGFYLGPKVSDEDYAWWKDSFDKLLASPEFAKLRDQRELFPFAMTGPELDTYVKKQVADYKVLAKEFGLIQ
- a CDS encoding response regulator, with amino-acid sequence MRVLLVEDHLQLAESVAQALKSTGLTVDVLHDGVAADLALGSEEYAMAILDVGLPRMDGFEVLARLRARGKNLPVLMLTARSDVKDRVHGLNLGADDYLAKPFELTELEARVKALLRRSVLGGERLQRCGVLAYDLETRRFTLGEELLTLTSREQAVLEALIARPGRVMSKEQLASQVFGLDEEASPDAIEIYVHRLRKKLDGHPVAIVTFRGLGYLLESRDA
- a CDS encoding sensor histidine kinase, which encodes MHKASSLRWRLLWNLALLLVVLMLASGLSAYWNGREAADTAYDRTLLASARTIAAGLSERDGSLSLDVPYVALDTFAYDSAGRIFYLVNDINQKLISGYENLPAPPPGTPRTDNYPALARFYNATYQGQNVRVVSLLKAVSEPNMNGMAEIRVAETDEARVSMARSLAGDTLLRLGMLAVGALMIVWFAVSAALRPLERLRTAVEERQPDDLRPLPLVEVQRELWPLVRALNHFTERLRGQFEKQAQFIADAAHELRTPLAALKARLELGLRSSEPQTWRSTLETAAQGTDRLTHLANQLLSLARVENGARAIAEGGAQLLDLSQLARELGMAMAPLAHKRGVALALEADEPVWLRGEPTLLNELLSNLVDNALAHTPAGGNVILRVSAPAVLEVEDDGPGIPLDERDRVFERFYRRNQQVAGSGLGLAIVGEICRAHLAQISLHDGERAGLKVRVSFIAGD
- a CDS encoding HDOD domain-containing protein yields the protein MSELAERVQQDLVEAIDNDDLVLPTLPEVALQIRKAAENPEISIGSLSKVIGRDAALSARLIKVVNSPLLRAAQEVTDLHTAITRLGINYSSNLAIGLVMEQIFHARSTVVEQKMREVWRKSLEIAGVSYALCRNYTQLKPDKAALGGLVHQIGVLPILTYAEDHYELLSDPVSLNHVIERIHPLLGDKLLRVWEFPDMLVQVPRLYLNFKRQSAQIDYVDLVQVASLYCYKDTDHPISRIDPFSVPAFVKLGIDPDNKAMCADLEETRLMFY
- the ygfZ gene encoding CAF17-like 4Fe-4S cluster assembly/insertion protein YgfZ: MADSAFFCTLSHEGVLAVRGADAGKFLQGQLTCNLNYLSDTRASLGARCTQKGRMQSSFRILLEGDGVLLAMASELLEPQLADLKKYAVFSKSKLTDESAAWVRFGIEQGDGALKSLGLELQADTDSVVRNDGLIAIRVSPGRAELWVAADQADDIKSKLSALLREGELNQWLLGQVRAGIGQVMPSTRELFIPQMLNLQAVGGVSFKKGCYTGQEIVARMQYLGKLKRRLYRLQLDGGELPEPGTQLFAPSHGSSIGEVVLAANAASHIELLAVLQAEAAEAGDIHLGALDGPALHLLDLPYQLDRDREIQR
- a CDS encoding FAD assembly factor SdhE, which produces MVEDVELNRLYWHSRRGMLELDVLLVPFVKEVYPHLNEVDRACYVRLLECEDQDMFGWFMERAESEDPELQRMVRMILDRVQPK
- a CDS encoding protein YgfX — translated: MSSPSNGFECRWHASRQLLAAYLVAQLVALGSLFLLSMPLWASLPGALCCLLHGVWVLPRQILLTHPQAFCGLRRDADGWQLWSQARGWQPVQLRPDSLALPLAVVLRFRLRGERYVRTLCVPRDSQASDVHRRLRVRLKFTRRRWTAPG
- the nadB gene encoding L-aspartate oxidase, translated to MSQQFQHDVLVIGSGAAGLSLALTLPGHLRIAVLSKGDLANGSTFWAQGGVAAVLDDTDTVESHVDDTLNAGGGLCHEDAVRFTVEHSKEAIQWLIDQGVPFTRDEQSGTEDGGFEFHLTREGGHSHRRIIHAADATGAAIFRTLLTQAQQRPNIELLEQRVAVDLITEKRLGLEGDRCLGAYVLNRGTGEVDTYGARFVILATGGAAKVYLYTSNPDGACGDGIAMAWRSGCRVANLEFNQFHPTCLYHPQAKSFLITEALRGEGAHLKLPNGERFMQRFDPRAELAPRDIVARAIDHEMKRLGVDCVYLDISHKSEAFIKSHFPTMYERCLEFSIDITKQAIPVVPAAHYTCGGVMVDQRGRTDVPGLYAIGETSFTGLHGANRMASNSLLECFVYARSAATDILEQLPQVPAPAALPAWDASQVTDSDEDVIIAHNWDELRRFMWDYVGIVRTSKRLQRAQHRVRLLLDEIDEFYSNYKVSRDLIELRNLAQVAELMIRSAMERKESRGLHYTLDYPQMLPVALDTILVPSTYAE